A single genomic interval of Musa acuminata AAA Group cultivar baxijiao chromosome BXJ3-4, Cavendish_Baxijiao_AAA, whole genome shotgun sequence harbors:
- the LOC135636323 gene encoding serine/threonine-protein kinase WAG1-like encodes MHQEEGFSFCPPDSYSDLDSSFTSSTTSASTLSARSSLSLPSFSTSSSSSSSSFAIKPLPRNSSDPHWSALRAVGNLSPDGLLHLHHFRLIRPLGSGHLARVFHCRLNGFDDDRSPVEFALKVIDLDALSRSKADYSKPDNDNDDEDCGDDGGKTWHVSAEARALAEMDHPFLPTLYARLDASHYACFLIDYCPGGDLQSLLSRRRGNRLPPAAARFYAAEVLLALEYLHALGFVYRDLKPENILLRADGHVMLSDFDLSFRSHVSPALLHRSRLPRRRSRFLCCRFGGGGASGEGEELEFVAEPSSAFSRACVGTHEYLAPEVVSGSGHGSAVDWWAFGVFLYELLYGRTPFKGATKEATLRNILTREVRFPETINSGDEAEMAKAKDLITRLLVRDPAARMGSAAGATEIKRHPFFEGLWWPLIRCVRPPVVPGPAGGPRVQAATEGSGRCLSGWRKSSNNDKMSNRKKRGTKPGLGFGFRVRSHQKGTKERSGGA; translated from the coding sequence ATGCATCAAGAGGAGGGGTTCAGCTTCTGTCCGCCAGACTCGTACTCGGACCTGGACAGTAGCTTCACCAGCTCGACGACGTCGGCTTCCACTTTAAGTGCCCGCAGCAGTCTCAGCCTACCGTCCTTctcgacctcctcctcctcctcctcctcctcatttgCTATTAAGCCACTTCCCCGCAACTCCTCCGATCCCCACTGGTCCGCGCTTCGCGCAGTCGGAAACCTCTCCCCTGATGGcctcctccacctccaccacTTCCGCCTCATCCGCCCCCTCGGCTCGGGCCACCTTGCCCGCGTCTTCCATTGCCGCCTCAACGGCTTCGATGACGACCGCTCTCCCGTCGAATTCGCCCTGAAGGTCATTGACCTCGATGCTCTCTCCCGCTCAAAGGCCGATTACTCTAAGCCCGATAACGACAACGATGATGAGGATTGCGGCGACGACGGCGGGAAGACGTGGCACGTGTCGGCGGAGGCGCGGGCTCTGGCGGAGATGGACCACCCGTTTCTGCCGACGCTGTACGCGCGGCTCGACGCCTCCCACTATGCTTGCTTCCTCATCGACTACTGCCCCGGAGGCGACCTCCAATCCCTCCTCAGCCGCCGCCGCGGCAACCGACTACCGCCGGCGGCCGCTCGGTTCTACGCCGCCGAGGTGCTTCTCGCCCTCGAGTACCTCCACGCCCTCGGCTTCGTCTACCGCGACCTCAAGCCCGAAAACATCCTCCTCCGTGCTGACGGCCACGTCATGCTCTCCGACTTCGACCTCTCCTTCCGCTCCCACGTCTCCCCCGCCCTCCTCCACCGTAGCCGCCTCCCGCGCCGCAGGAGCCGCTTTCTCTGCTGCCGCTTCGGCGGCGGCGGGGCCTCCGGAGAGGGCGAGGAGCTCGAGTTCGTGGCCGAGCCGTCGTCAGCCTTCTCGAGGGCGTGCGTCGGGACGCACGAGTACCTGGCCCCGGAGGTGGTCAGCGGAAGCGGCCACGGCAGCGCCGTCGACTGGTGGGCGTTCGGAGTGTTCCTGTACGAGCTCTTGTATGGGCGCACGCCCTTCAAGGGCGCCACCAAGGAGGCGACGCTACGGAACATCCTGACGCGGGAGGTGAGGTTCCCGGAGACCATCAACAGCGGCGACGAGGCCGAAATGGCCAAGGCGAAGGATCTGATCACGCGGCTCCTAGTGCGGGACCCGGCTGCGAGGATGGGGTCAGCCGCTGGGGCCACGGAGATCAAGCGGCACCCCTTCTTCGAGGGCTTGTGGTGGCCGCTGATCCGCTGCGTCCGGCCCCCGGTGGTCCCGGGTCCCGCCGGCGGGCCACGGGTGCAGGCGGCCACTGAAGGCAGTGGGCGATGCTTGAgcggttggaggaagagtagtaaCAATGATAAGATGAGCAACAGGAAGAAGAGGGGAACTAAACCGGGGCTTGGCTTTGGGTTCAGGGTGCGATCTCATCAGAAGGGGACTAAGGAAAGGAGTGGTGGTGCTTGA